The following are encoded in a window of Roseimaritima ulvae genomic DNA:
- a CDS encoding rhodanese-like domain-containing protein, producing MSSDSELPIEIDVHSVHALREAGESFVFLDVREQDEYETARIDGARLLPLSELQERAKELQEHIEDRVIVHCHHGGRSLRVVAVLRQSGFKQAQNMTGGIDHWSQHIDPSVPRY from the coding sequence ATGAGCTCCGACTCCGAATTGCCCATTGAAATCGATGTCCACTCGGTCCATGCGCTGCGTGAGGCCGGCGAGTCGTTTGTGTTTTTGGATGTCCGCGAGCAGGACGAATACGAAACGGCTCGCATCGACGGTGCCCGCCTGCTGCCGTTGAGCGAATTGCAGGAGCGAGCCAAGGAGTTGCAGGAGCACATCGAGGACCGCGTGATTGTGCACTGTCATCACGGCGGTCGCAGTCTCCGCGTGGTGGCGGTGCTGCGGCAAAGCGGATTCAAGCAAGCCCAGAACATGACCGGCGGGATCGACCACTGGAGCCAGCACATCGATCCCAGCGTCCCCCGCTACTAA